The following nucleotide sequence is from Mucilaginibacter sp. cycad4.
CAGGCGATCCTTACTTGCAAGCAGTTGCGGGGGACCATTAATTAGCCCTATGCTGCGATGGCCTTTATCTATTAAACAATCAATGGCCTGTAACATCCCCGATTGCAAATTGCAGGCAGAGTAATGAATATCTTCCATACCAGGAATACGGTCAAAAAACACAACAGGAATATTATATTTTTTCAATTGTTCAAACACTCCATAATCCGTGGTGTTTTTGCTTATGGATATGATAATGCCATCTAACCGATGGTTTTTCATGGTTTCCAGGATACGTTTTTCCTTATCGGGGTTTTCTAATGATTGCCCAATAAAAACGTTATAATTCTTTTTGCTGGCGTAATCTTCTATCCCGCTAAGGGCCGAAGAAAAAAAAGCGTCAGAAAAATCCGGAACAATTACACCAATAGTTAATGTTTTTCGCTGCTTAAAAAATATAGCTGTTTGATTTCGCTCATAATTTAATTCGCTTGCTACCTTATTAACCCGCATGGTGGTTACAAGGCCAATGCTGGGATGGCCATGAAGAGCACGCGACACTGTTGAAGGACTTACTTTCAAGCGTTTAGCTATCTCTTTAATTGTGGGAATCTTTTCCATTTTGTAATCAAGATTAAAAACAACGGGTATTGATTATTGATATGCCCCTTTACTTAT
It contains:
- a CDS encoding LacI family DNA-binding transcriptional regulator, whose translation is MEKIPTIKEIAKRLKVSPSTVSRALHGHPSIGLVTTMRVNKVASELNYERNQTAIFFKQRKTLTIGVIVPDFSDAFFSSALSGIEDYASKKNYNVFIGQSLENPDKEKRILETMKNHRLDGIIISISKNTTDYGVFEQLKKYNIPVVFFDRIPGMEDIHYSACNLQSGMLQAIDCLIDKGHRSIGLINGPPQLLASKDRLDGYKQGLDKHKIDINTELVVSSDLSSAQNHYAMRRLLSLEQRPTAIVTFNDYVARDAMAVVKNSNLVVNRDISFISFANSPIWSFMDNSPLASIEQFPKEQGVKAAEILFKLIDHLIEETPSTAPIFHRAVFDSSMVSHKVNFMA